The following coding sequences lie in one Drosophila sulfurigaster albostrigata strain 15112-1811.04 chromosome 2R, ASM2355843v2, whole genome shotgun sequence genomic window:
- the LOC133835693 gene encoding retinol dehydrogenase 14 isoform X2 encodes MEGKTVIITGANSGIGKETAKDLAGRGARIIMACRNLETANAVKDEIVKETNNNKILVKKLDLGSQKSVREFAADIVKTEPKIDVLIHNAGMALAFRGQTSEDGVELTMATNHYGPFLLTHLLIDVLKKSAPARIVIVASELYRLSSVNLNKLNPIGTFPAAYLYYVSKFANIYFARELAKRLEGTNVTVNFLHPGMIDSGIWRNVPFPLNLPMMAITKGFFKTTKAGAQTTIYLATSDEVANVSGKYFMDCKEATLNAAALDEEKGLKLWEESVKIVKLTPQEPKI; translated from the exons ATGGAGGGAAAAACTGTGATTATTACGGGCGCCAACAGCGGCATTGGCAAGGAAACAGCCAAGGATCTGGCTGGACGTGGAGCACGCATCATTATGGCTTGCAGGAACCTCGAAACAGCAAACGCAGTCAAGG ATGAAATCGTCAAggagaccaacaacaacaagatttTGGTCAAGAAACTGGATTTGGGCTCGCAGAAATCGGTGCGCGAATTTGCTGCGGATATTGTCAAAACCGAGCCCAAGATTGATGTGCTCATACACAACGCGGGCATGGCTTTGGCCTTCCGTGGCCAGACCAGCGAGGATGGCGTGGAACTGACCATGGCCACCAATCATTACGGTCCCTTCTTGCTGACCCACTTGCTCATCGATGTGCTGAAAAAGAGCGCCCCGGCTCGCATTGTCATCGTTGCCTCGGAGCTGTATCGTCTGTCTTCAGTCAATTTGAACAAACTAAATCCCATTGGCACATTCCCCGCTGCCTATTTGTACTATGTGTCCAAGTTTGCCAATATTTACTTTGCCCGCGAGTTGGCCAAGCGCTTGGAGGGCACCAATGTGACGGTTAACTTCTTGCATCCGGGTATGATTGACTCTGGCATCTGGCGCAATGTGCCCTTCCCCCTCAACTTGCCCATGATGGCCATAACAAAGGGTTTCTTCAAGACAACCAAAGCTGGTGCACAGACAACTATTTATTTGGCGACATCGGATGAAGTGGCCAACGTGTCTGGCAAGTATTTCATGGACTGCAAAGAGGCCACTTTGAATGCCGCTGCTCTCGATGAGGAAAAGGGTCTCAAGCTGTGGGAGGAGTCCGTTAAGATTGTCAAGCTGACGCCCCAAGAGCCCAAAATCTAA
- the LOC133835693 gene encoding retinol dehydrogenase 14 isoform X1, which yields MGFVLAWLPSEHYVRDIFIITLTAAFAATLLSIRFYLRITAGRCFTETKMEGKTVIITGANSGIGKETAKDLAGRGARIIMACRNLETANAVKDEIVKETNNNKILVKKLDLGSQKSVREFAADIVKTEPKIDVLIHNAGMALAFRGQTSEDGVELTMATNHYGPFLLTHLLIDVLKKSAPARIVIVASELYRLSSVNLNKLNPIGTFPAAYLYYVSKFANIYFARELAKRLEGTNVTVNFLHPGMIDSGIWRNVPFPLNLPMMAITKGFFKTTKAGAQTTIYLATSDEVANVSGKYFMDCKEATLNAAALDEEKGLKLWEESVKIVKLTPQEPKI from the exons ATGGGTTTCGTCTTGGCCTGGTTGCCAAGTGAGCATTATGTGCGTGACATCTTCATAATTACACTCACAGCGGCTTTTGCAGCCACCTTGCTGAGCATTCGATTCTATTTACGTATTACTGCAGGCCGTTGCTTCACTGAG aCAAAAATGGAGGGAAAAACTGTGATTATTACGGGCGCCAACAGCGGCATTGGCAAGGAAACAGCCAAGGATCTGGCTGGACGTGGAGCACGCATCATTATGGCTTGCAGGAACCTCGAAACAGCAAACGCAGTCAAGG ATGAAATCGTCAAggagaccaacaacaacaagatttTGGTCAAGAAACTGGATTTGGGCTCGCAGAAATCGGTGCGCGAATTTGCTGCGGATATTGTCAAAACCGAGCCCAAGATTGATGTGCTCATACACAACGCGGGCATGGCTTTGGCCTTCCGTGGCCAGACCAGCGAGGATGGCGTGGAACTGACCATGGCCACCAATCATTACGGTCCCTTCTTGCTGACCCACTTGCTCATCGATGTGCTGAAAAAGAGCGCCCCGGCTCGCATTGTCATCGTTGCCTCGGAGCTGTATCGTCTGTCTTCAGTCAATTTGAACAAACTAAATCCCATTGGCACATTCCCCGCTGCCTATTTGTACTATGTGTCCAAGTTTGCCAATATTTACTTTGCCCGCGAGTTGGCCAAGCGCTTGGAGGGCACCAATGTGACGGTTAACTTCTTGCATCCGGGTATGATTGACTCTGGCATCTGGCGCAATGTGCCCTTCCCCCTCAACTTGCCCATGATGGCCATAACAAAGGGTTTCTTCAAGACAACCAAAGCTGGTGCACAGACAACTATTTATTTGGCGACATCGGATGAAGTGGCCAACGTGTCTGGCAAGTATTTCATGGACTGCAAAGAGGCCACTTTGAATGCCGCTGCTCTCGATGAGGAAAAGGGTCTCAAGCTGTGGGAGGAGTCCGTTAAGATTGTCAAGCTGACGCCCCAAGAGCCCAAAATCTAA
- the LOC133837036 gene encoding probable cytochrome P450 313a4 — protein sequence MFTWQLWCTLLCVLWLYFLWTRRRFYSLIFTIPGPIGYPLIGIAHKVCRREDLLKNLKYFLDRYGSFLVSWLGPIPFFVTTDPELIQDILNSPHCLDKANIYRIVHDVGGLGLFTAKEPQWSVLRKMLNPAFGLNALTSLVPTFNAEANSLLKMVEPLVDSGEQDLLPLLQNFSLNVATQTTMGCGVNENGNIESHQLLNITHNLQKTMTEMFFSPWLISRTIRQLFGWEDQYVKAKSEMRGFLSKLVEPTLSKDSEQLKDKNNFLNLVTDLKNRGIFTTQNVEDHSAHIVFAAFETTANTVAYTLMLLAMFPEYQEEAFEELCSLFPKSGDFDVSYSDVKNLVYLDLILNESMRLLTPVPIVARQTMRDVRLSNGIFIPKGVQIAIDIFHLHRDKKIWGENAETFDPEHFLPQFAIA from the exons ATGTTTACGTGGCAGTTATGGTGTACTttattgtgtgttttgtggttGTATTTTCTGTGGACACGTCGCCGATTCTATAgcttaatatttacaataccTGGACCAATTGGTTATCCTTTAATTGGAATAGCGCATAAGGTGTGCCGTAGGGAAG ATCTGCTGaagaatttgaaatactttttggaTAGATATGGATCATTTCTGGTATCTTGGCTGGGTCCTATACCATTTTTTGTTACCACTGATCCAGAACTCATACAGGATATTCTTAACTCACCGCATTGCCTTGACAAAGCTAACATCTACAGGATTGTCCACGATGTCGGTGGCCTGGGATTATTCACTGCGAAAG AGCCTCAGTGGAGTGTGCTTCGGAAGATGCTGAATCCCGCGTTTGGATTAAATGCTCTGACTAGCCTGGTGCCTACTTTCAACGCCGAGGCGAATTCCTTGCTCAAGATGGTAGAACCATTGGTGGATTCTGGTGAACAGGACTTGTTACCATTGCTGCAAAATTTTTCCTTGAACGTGGCAACTC aaacaacaatggGATGTGGTGTGAACGAAAATGGGAATATTGAAAGCCACCAACTACTAAATATTACCCACAA TCTTCAGAAAACCATGacagaaatgtttttttcgCCCTGGCTGATTAGTAGAACAATACGCCAACTATTTGGCTGGGAGGATCAATACGTTAAAGCCAAATCGGAGATGAGAGGATTCCTTAGCAAG TTAGTTGAACCAACATTATCAAAGGATTCTGAACAACTGAAAGATAAGAATAATTTTCTGAATCTAGTAACTGATTTGAAGAATCGTGGAATTTTTACCACACAGAATGTGGAAGATCATTCTGCTCATATTGTATTTGCCGCATTTGAAACCACTGCTAATACGGTAGCCTATACACTTATGTTGCTCGCCATGTTTCCCGAGTATCAAGAGGAGGCCTTTGAAGAGCTTTGTTCATTGTTTCCCAAGTCGGGAGATTTTGACGTTAGCTACAGTGATGTTAAGAATCTGGTTTATTTGGATTTAATTCTTAATGAATCAATGCGACTTCTGACACCAGTTCCAATAGTTGCACGACAGACCATGCGCGACGTGCGTCTTTCGAATGGAATTTTTATTCCAAAAGGAGTTCAGATTGCAATCGACATCTTTCACTTGCATCGGGATAAGAAAATATGGGGAGAAAATGCGGAAACATTTGATCCCGAACATTTCCTGCCCCAATTCGCAATTGCATAG